The proteins below come from a single Carnobacterium divergens DSM 20623 genomic window:
- a CDS encoding DUF3130 family protein, whose amino-acid sequence MGEISTHTDIADDFAERIKETSNRLKNGREKIDELKLFDYSSGSTITDIGSTVFKLSSAMKQLSSSTQVDGDNVQKINQTFAETDKQNEKRFN is encoded by the coding sequence ATGGGAGAGATTTCAACACATACAGATATAGCAGATGATTTTGCTGAACGAATCAAAGAAACATCAAACCGTTTAAAAAATGGAAGAGAAAAGATTGATGAACTAAAGCTATTTGACTATTCATCAGGAAGTACCATTACAGATATTGGAAGTACCGTATTTAAATTATCCAGTGCCATGAAACAACTATCTTCTTCAACCCAAGTAGATGGAGACAATGTTCAAAAAATTAATCAGACATTTGCTGAAACAGATAAACAAAATGAAAAACGATTTAACTAA
- a CDS encoding PmeII family type II restriction endonuclease, whose product MSIDQENIINNDQIIEKAKIFFKDEIVQNHIKNTEKLVNLKEFQVNPFLDKYKANFLEGNDDAISIAKALAYPRILGTSINTIFGNQLQKFCNTTLEGFSSTTSGIDIEFIDKIDHRKKYCQIKAGPNTINKDDIITIKNHFKGIRNLARTNHLQVGMTDCVVGVFYGETYELSNHYKKIDEDYPVYIGKEFWYRLTGDVNFYSKITDAIGEVAKEVNSKELVNNVIEKLAQQISQQSFDEI is encoded by the coding sequence ATGAGTATAGATCAAGAAAATATAATAAATAATGACCAAATAATTGAAAAAGCAAAAATCTTTTTTAAAGACGAAATTGTTCAAAATCATATAAAAAATACTGAAAAATTAGTTAACTTAAAAGAATTTCAAGTTAATCCTTTCCTTGATAAATATAAAGCTAATTTCCTTGAGGGAAATGATGATGCTATTAGTATTGCTAAAGCTTTAGCTTATCCAAGAATCTTAGGAACTTCTATAAATACGATTTTTGGAAATCAACTACAAAAATTTTGTAACACCACTTTAGAGGGTTTTTCATCAACAACTTCTGGAATAGACATTGAATTTATTGATAAAATAGACCATAGAAAAAAATATTGTCAAATAAAAGCAGGGCCTAATACAATTAACAAAGATGATATTATTACTATAAAAAATCATTTCAAAGGAATAAGAAATTTAGCAAGAACAAATCATTTACAAGTTGGAATGACTGATTGTGTGGTTGGTGTATTTTATGGAGAAACTTATGAATTAAGTAACCACTATAAAAAAATTGATGAGGATTACCCTGTATATATTGGAAAAGAGTTCTGGTATAGACTAACTGGTGATGTAAATTTTTATTCAAAAATAACTGACGCAATTGGCGAAGTTGCAAAAGAAGTTAATAGTAAAGAACTAGTAAATAACGTAATAGAAAAATTAGCCCAACAAATATCTCAACAGTCGTTTGATGAAATTTAG
- the dcm gene encoding DNA (cytosine-5-)-methyltransferase codes for MGGVLINKDVVKLAMIKNNIATQTELAERLGMSKSQLSQMLSDEFCPIKTNVINLLEELKISFNELIGIESNEQLELPLMDNSNLDNISRFDYKLNEFIDVKDVTPVNKYTVLETFAGAGGLALGLEQAGLNSVGAIEMDTQACNTLKKNRPNWNIIKEDIIEVANKGIRSHEQFVLKEELDVLSGGYPCQSFSYAGKRHGLEDIRGTLFYPYSQILHDLRPKVFIAENVKGLVNHDNGRTLETMLDVFMQNNYTVYWNVLNAWNYDVAQKRERIVIVGIRNDLVEKQIYPFAFPEVSSYKPVLRDVLKNVPDSLGTPYSEKKKKVLELVPQGGCWINLPEKVAKEYMGASYNSGGGRRGMARRISWDEPSLTLTTSPSQKQTERCHPEETRPFTTREYARIQSFPDDWKFEGSSSNIYKQIGNAVPVNLAKYVGLSVVNYLNQFK; via the coding sequence TTGGGCGGTGTTCTAATAAATAAAGATGTTGTTAAATTAGCTATGATAAAAAACAATATTGCTACTCAAACTGAGTTAGCAGAGCGTTTAGGCATGAGTAAAAGTCAGCTTTCTCAAATGTTATCAGATGAATTTTGCCCAATAAAAACGAATGTAATTAATTTGTTAGAAGAATTGAAAATTAGTTTTAATGAACTAATTGGTATTGAATCTAATGAGCAACTAGAATTACCATTAATGGATAACTCTAATTTAGATAATATAAGTAGGTTTGATTATAAACTGAATGAGTTTATAGATGTTAAAGATGTTACTCCAGTTAATAAATATACAGTTCTAGAAACTTTTGCGGGTGCAGGTGGTTTGGCATTGGGCTTAGAACAAGCCGGTTTAAATTCAGTAGGTGCAATTGAAATGGATACACAGGCTTGTAATACATTAAAAAAAAATAGGCCAAATTGGAATATAATTAAGGAAGATATTATTGAAGTTGCTAATAAAGGGATTAGATCACATGAACAATTTGTTTTGAAAGAAGAGTTAGATGTTTTATCAGGAGGATATCCATGTCAAAGTTTTAGTTATGCTGGGAAAAGACATGGGTTAGAAGATATCCGAGGTACTTTATTTTATCCGTATTCACAAATTTTACATGATTTACGTCCTAAAGTCTTTATTGCTGAAAATGTTAAGGGATTAGTAAATCATGATAATGGTCGAACACTAGAAACAATGCTGGATGTATTTATGCAAAATAATTACACTGTTTATTGGAATGTATTAAATGCTTGGAACTATGATGTAGCACAAAAAAGAGAGCGTATAGTAATCGTAGGAATAAGAAATGATTTAGTAGAAAAACAGATTTATCCATTTGCTTTTCCTGAAGTCTCTTCTTATAAACCAGTATTAAGAGATGTTTTAAAAAATGTACCAGATAGTCTTGGGACACCTTATTCTGAGAAGAAGAAAAAAGTATTGGAATTAGTTCCACAAGGAGGTTGTTGGATAAATTTACCAGAAAAAGTAGCCAAAGAGTATATGGGAGCATCTTACAATTCTGGTGGTGGACGACGTGGAATGGCTCGTAGAATTTCTTGGGATGAACCTTCATTGACCCTAACTACTTCTCCAAGTCAGAAACAAACTGAAAGATGTCATCCAGAGGAAACAAGACCTTTTACAACTAGAGAATATGCGAGAATTCAAAGTTTTCCCGATGATTGGAAATTTGAAGGAAGTTCTTCAAACATATATAAGCAGATTGGTAATGCAGTTCCAGTAAATTTAGCAAAATATGTTGGCTTATCAGTAGTAAATTATTTAAATCAATTTAAGTAA
- a CDS encoding alpha/beta fold hydrolase translates to MKTTKKAKKNGIRRFFHIIGMIVATLIGIIVLAMAGIYTAHRLSLKSEAPRIENYGKKLSVFDGKMNILDEGKGEGKETIVLLTGYGTASPGLDFTPLVNNLKKDYRVVVIEPFGYGLSSQTKRPRTSDNMVEEIHEVTKQLKLDSFILMGHSISGIYSLNYANMYPEQLKAFVGIDTSTSNQPWPGFNDGVITFVQKAGILRAITKLSPEASQVKSLDAKTNEQIRLLTMKNGGNDAVRNEGQELKASFELANKQTFPKNLPVLLFVVKDDSEVAGWLELHQKQVEHLDKGKVIELTGTHYLHHTQSERIGEEVREFMK, encoded by the coding sequence ATGAAAACAACTAAAAAAGCTAAAAAAAATGGAATTCGACGTTTCTTCCATATTATCGGAATGATTGTGGCAACCTTGATTGGCATCATTGTGTTAGCCATGGCTGGAATCTATACAGCACATCGCCTAAGCCTAAAAAGCGAAGCTCCACGGATTGAGAACTACGGCAAGAAGCTCTCTGTTTTTGATGGGAAAATGAATATTTTAGATGAAGGCAAAGGCGAGGGCAAGGAAACCATCGTATTATTAACAGGTTACGGTACGGCAAGTCCAGGCCTAGATTTTACACCTCTAGTGAACAACCTAAAAAAAGATTACCGAGTTGTCGTGATTGAGCCTTTTGGTTATGGCCTAAGCAGTCAAACAAAACGACCACGGACTTCAGACAACATGGTGGAAGAAATCCATGAAGTCACGAAACAATTAAAACTAGATTCCTTTATTTTGATGGGACACTCCATTTCAGGCATTTACAGCTTAAACTACGCTAACATGTATCCAGAACAGCTAAAAGCCTTTGTTGGAATCGACACGAGTACATCAAATCAACCGTGGCCTGGCTTTAACGACGGGGTGATAACCTTTGTCCAAAAAGCAGGAATTCTAAGAGCCATCACCAAACTTAGTCCAGAAGCATCACAAGTAAAAAGTCTGGACGCAAAAACCAATGAGCAGATTCGTCTCCTAACAATGAAAAATGGAGGCAATGACGCTGTTCGAAATGAAGGGCAAGAATTAAAAGCAAGCTTTGAGTTAGCGAACAAACAAACCTTTCCAAAAAATCTACCCGTTCTTCTCTTCGTTGTAAAAGACGATTCAGAAGTAGCCGGCTGGTTAGAGCTTCACCAAAAGCAAGTTGAGCATTTAGACAAAGGCAAAGTAATCGAACTAACAGGCACCCATTACTTGCATCATACGCAGTCTGAAAGGATTGGGGAAGAGGTTCGGGAGTTTATGAAATAG
- a CDS encoding T7SS effector LXG polymorphic toxin codes for MTKIDISEFSQLLSDLQKLKLTVGWSLTGTKATFQEFKNDTSLKGSAWDTTKQFFFEGYIPIIDGMNDPFYLLVETTEQFIHDFENEVTTESVKLDLEQLADLQARRDELQQKKEDWFHKLADVASKIPWAGQLFDDYSLFQANKKVALLEDFESFINRHGSDFSVLNNQIEQALLGLDELGKQKSFNGDQKRYQAVDFSKSNWYKKVTDYHKEHGTHIEEVQKRDIENFKEMAKVAGSAVAMDSFAMNNEIAGMAGPLYNATENYFSGINVPTNKGIKEQVINSNARVDDDFATDIFLPKSYYENNYAPIDGTPNSKIIFKRLGSSGNIEESLVFYNQYGKQSVRVDLSNHGNSLHHTEPHVHEFFYINGGKIYCQKQNIF; via the coding sequence ATGACTAAAATCGATATTAGCGAGTTTTCTCAACTACTCTCTGATTTGCAAAAGCTAAAGTTAACAGTTGGATGGTCATTAACAGGAACAAAGGCTACCTTTCAAGAGTTTAAAAATGATACGAGTTTGAAGGGGAGTGCTTGGGATACAACAAAACAGTTCTTTTTTGAAGGATACATACCAATCATTGATGGAATGAATGATCCCTTTTATCTATTAGTGGAAACGACTGAACAGTTTATTCATGATTTTGAAAATGAAGTGACTACTGAGTCAGTTAAATTAGATTTAGAGCAACTTGCTGACCTCCAAGCCAGACGAGATGAATTACAGCAAAAAAAAGAGGATTGGTTTCATAAACTAGCAGATGTGGCGTCAAAAATTCCTTGGGCAGGGCAATTATTTGACGACTATAGCCTATTTCAAGCAAATAAAAAAGTAGCTCTACTAGAAGATTTTGAAAGCTTTATCAATCGACATGGCAGTGATTTTTCTGTATTAAATAACCAAATCGAGCAAGCCTTACTTGGATTAGATGAACTTGGAAAGCAAAAATCCTTTAATGGAGATCAAAAAAGATACCAAGCAGTTGATTTTTCTAAGAGTAACTGGTATAAAAAAGTAACAGATTATCACAAAGAACATGGAACTCATATTGAAGAAGTTCAAAAACGAGATATTGAGAACTTTAAAGAAATGGCGAAAGTAGCTGGAAGCGCAGTAGCGATGGATTCTTTTGCTATGAATAATGAAATAGCCGGGATGGCGGGGCCTCTATATAATGCTACTGAAAATTATTTTTCAGGAATAAATGTTCCTACAAATAAAGGAATTAAAGAGCAGGTGATTAATTCTAATGCTAGAGTAGATGATGATTTTGCAACTGATATTTTTTTACCTAAATCATATTATGAAAATAATTATGCTCCAATAGATGGCACTCCAAATTCAAAAATAATATTTAAAAGATTAGGATCAAGTGGTAATATAGAGGAATCATTAGTTTTTTATAATCAGTATGGAAAACAGTCAGTAAGAGTTGATTTATCTAATCATGGAAATAGTCTTCATCATACTGAGCCACATGTACATGAATTTTTTTATATCAATGGTGGAAAAATTTATTGTCAGAAACAAAATATTTTTTAG